The Rattus rattus isolate New Zealand chromosome 1, Rrattus_CSIRO_v1, whole genome shotgun sequence genome includes a region encoding these proteins:
- the LOC116901528 gene encoding endophilin-A2-like, with translation MSVAGLKKQFYKASQLVSEKVGGAEGTNLDDDFKEMEKKVDITSKAVAEVLVRTIEYLQPNPASRAKLTMLNTVSKIRGQVKNPGYPQSEGLLGECMVRHGKELGGESNFGDALLDAGESMKRLAEVKDSLDIEVKQNFIDPLQNLCDKNLKEIQHHLKKLEGRRLDFDYKKKRQGKIPDEELRQALEKFEESKEVAETSMHNLLETDIEQVSQLSALVDAQLDYHRQAVQILEELADKLKCRVREASSRPRREFKPRPQEPFELGELEQPNGGFPCASAPKITALSSFRSGDKPTRTPSKSMPPLDQPSCKALYDFEPENDGELGFREGDLITLINQIDENWYEGMLHGQSGFFPLSYVQVLVPLPQ, from the coding sequence ATGTCGGTGGCGGGGTTGAAGAAGCAGTTCTACAAGGCGAGCCAGCTGGTCAGCGAGAAAGTTGGTGGGGCCGAAGGGACCAACCTGGATGATGACTtcaaagagatggaaaagaaagtgGATATCACCAGTAAGGCCGTGGCAGAGGTACTGGTCAGAACCATAGAATATCTGCAACCTAACCCAGCCTCGAGGGCCAAGCTGACTATGCTGAATACTGTATCCAAGATCCGGGGCCAAGTGAAGAATCCTGGCTACCCACAGTCAGAGGGTCTGCTGGGAGAGTGCATGGTCCGCCATGGCAAGGAACTAGGCGGAGAGTCCAACTTTGGCGATGCTCTGCTAGATGCAGGTGAGTCTATGAAGCGCCTGGCTGAGGTGAAGGACTCACTGGACATCGAGGTCAAGCAGAACTTCATCGACCCACTGCAGAACCTGTGTGACAAGAATCTGAAGGAGATCCAGCACCACCTGAAGAAGTTGGAGGGCCGCCGCCTTGACTTTGACTACAAGAAGAAGCGCCAGGGCAAGATCCCTGATGAGGAGCTGCGTCAGGCCCTAGAGAAGTTTGAGGAGTCCAAGGAGGTGGCCGAGACCAGTATGCACAACCTCCTGGAGACTGATATTGAGCAGGTGAGCCAGCTCTCGGCCCTAGTGGATGCCCAGCTGGACTACCACCGGCAGGCAGTGCAGATCCTGGAGGAGCTGGCTGATAAGCTGAAGTGCAGGGTGAGAGAAGCCTCCTCACGCCCCAGGAGGGAGTTCAAGCCCAGGCCCCAGGAGCCCTTTGAGCTTGGAGAGCTGGAGCAGCCCAATGGGGGATTCCCCTGTGCCTCAGCACCCAAGATCACAGCTTTGTCATCATTTAGATCAGGGGACAAGCCCACCAGGACGCCCAGCAAGAGTATGCCACCCCTGGACCAGCCAAGCTGCAAGGCGCTGTATGACTTTGAACCAGAGAATGATGGCGAGCTGGGCTTCCGAGAGGGTGACCTCATCACGCTTATCAACCAGATCGATGAGAACTGGTATGAGGGGATGCTGCATGGCCAGTCAGGCTTCTTCCCACTTAGCTATGTGCAGGTGCTGGTGCCTCTGCCTCAGTGA